The proteins below come from a single Chryseobacterium bernardetii genomic window:
- a CDS encoding XRE family transcriptional regulator: MSTINLLADNIRYLRLKQEPNLSQEKIAEKLLISRDSYAKYETAKYTPPLDVLLAISRYYHISTDLLLTVDLRKYKLEEMLSLPDNRILLPIKTDSIGENKIEIIPYKASMGYLAGYSDPEYIENLQTMSLPFLHNGKYRAFPAEGDSMPPYQDGTYVVGRYVESINDIKVGKTHVLITRSGFTFKRIESINNNSITVRSDNTFYDSYHIPFSDIWEAWQYAGSFSSEEMEIIDFANEDVKSMLIKLMQEVRELKNKVS; this comes from the coding sequence ATGTCAACAATCAATCTCCTAGCAGATAACATAAGGTATTTACGTCTTAAGCAGGAACCGAATCTTTCGCAAGAAAAAATTGCTGAGAAATTACTGATTTCCAGAGATTCATATGCAAAATATGAGACAGCGAAATATACTCCTCCATTAGATGTTCTATTAGCAATTTCACGATATTATCATATCAGTACTGACCTGTTATTGACTGTAGATCTAAGAAAATATAAGCTGGAAGAAATGCTCAGTCTACCAGACAATAGAATTTTACTGCCCATAAAAACAGATTCAATAGGTGAAAATAAAATTGAGATTATTCCCTACAAAGCATCAATGGGTTATTTGGCAGGATATTCCGATCCTGAGTATATTGAAAATCTCCAAACGATGTCCCTACCCTTTCTTCACAATGGAAAATATAGAGCCTTTCCTGCAGAAGGTGATTCAATGCCACCTTATCAGGACGGCACCTATGTAGTAGGCAGATATGTTGAAAGCATAAATGATATTAAAGTGGGCAAAACCCATGTGCTTATAACCCGATCAGGATTTACCTTTAAACGAATTGAAAGTATAAACAATAATTCGATAACCGTAAGATCCGACAATACATTTTATGATAGTTACCATATTCCCTTTAGTGATATTTGGGAAGCTTGGCAGTATGCAGGTAGTTTTTCCAGTGAGGAAATGGAAATAATTGACTTTGCAAATGAGGACGTAAAATCGATGCTTATAAAGTTGATGCAGGAAGTTCGGGAACTTAAAAACAAAGTTAGCTAA
- the dinB gene encoding DNA polymerase IV, producing MERSIVHLDLDTFFVSCERLVNSGFNGIPLIIGGGDRGVVSSCSYEARTFGVRSAMPMKMALRLCPQAKVVKGDMELYSKMSHMVTEVIEESAPVMEKASIDEFYLDLTGMDKFFGAYKWTNELGAKIEKETGLPISYALSTNKTVSKIGTGESKPHGHREIPSFGVQSFLNPLSIKKMPMVGNATFQLFSRVGIRTIGTLSEMPVEVLQQMIGKNGADLWKKANGIDETPVIPYTERKGISKERTFSSDTMDTYEVKGLISGMAEQLAHQLRQEKWLTSTVVIKIRYSNFDTESKQCRVSYTSSDHTLARVALELFDKIYTRRMRLRLVGLRFTDLVHGSYQMNLFEDNAELISLYQAMDNIKNRFGKDAVGRAVGFNFSRKHL from the coding sequence ATGGAGCGATCGATTGTGCATTTGGATCTGGATACGTTTTTCGTGTCCTGTGAGAGATTGGTAAATTCCGGTTTTAACGGGATTCCACTGATCATTGGTGGTGGGGATAGAGGTGTAGTTTCTTCATGTAGCTATGAGGCACGCACCTTTGGGGTAAGATCAGCTATGCCCATGAAAATGGCGCTTCGCCTCTGTCCACAGGCAAAGGTTGTAAAAGGAGATATGGAGCTTTACTCCAAAATGTCCCATATGGTGACTGAGGTGATAGAAGAAAGTGCACCCGTAATGGAAAAAGCTTCTATCGATGAATTTTACCTGGATCTAACGGGGATGGATAAGTTTTTCGGCGCTTACAAATGGACAAATGAGCTTGGGGCAAAGATCGAAAAGGAAACTGGTTTACCGATAAGTTATGCACTATCTACCAACAAAACCGTAAGCAAAATAGGAACTGGGGAATCCAAACCGCACGGACACCGGGAGATACCATCTTTTGGTGTTCAGTCATTTTTAAATCCATTGTCGATCAAAAAAATGCCTATGGTGGGAAATGCTACTTTTCAATTATTCTCACGAGTAGGTATCAGAACCATAGGGACACTTTCTGAAATGCCTGTGGAGGTCCTGCAGCAGATGATCGGTAAAAATGGTGCCGATTTATGGAAGAAAGCAAACGGTATCGATGAAACTCCTGTCATTCCATATACTGAAAGGAAGGGCATTTCCAAGGAAAGGACATTTAGCAGCGATACAATGGATACCTATGAGGTAAAAGGTCTGATATCAGGAATGGCAGAGCAGCTTGCCCATCAGCTCCGGCAGGAGAAATGGCTGACGTCAACCGTAGTGATCAAGATCAGATACTCGAACTTTGATACCGAATCCAAACAATGCCGGGTGAGTTATACTTCTTCTGACCATACCTTAGCAAGAGTTGCACTGGAACTATTTGATAAGATTTATACAAGACGTATGCGGCTTCGTTTGGTTGGCCTGCGATTTACCGATCTTGTTCACGGCAGTTATCAGATGAATCTTTTTGAAGATAACGCGGAGCTTATCAGCTTGTACCAGGCGATGGATAATATTAAAAACCGTTTCGGTAAAGATGCGGTTGGTCGGGCTGTTGGATTCAATTTTTCACGGAAGCATTTGTAG
- a CDS encoding RNA polymerase sigma factor: MSLFSRNKNSYDIMFQKIYETYRKRVFDIAIAKVKDRDDALDIMQNVFFHVWKYKASLTSANTESIIIKTCNQEISNFASRKKKQPFLLEISDLQLQDDSSDALETQLEKEEMLNAVHLSIELLPTARKQIFKLNKLDGIKQEKIADHLHLSTKAVENQVYKAMSFLRNYHKKS, translated from the coding sequence ATGTCATTATTTTCACGCAATAAAAACAGCTATGATATTATGTTTCAGAAAATATATGAAACATATCGCAAACGTGTTTTTGATATTGCGATTGCCAAAGTAAAAGACAGGGATGACGCACTCGATATAATGCAGAACGTCTTTTTTCATGTATGGAAATATAAAGCATCCCTCACATCAGCAAATACTGAAAGCATAATCATAAAAACATGCAACCAGGAAATCTCTAATTTCGCTTCCCGAAAAAAGAAACAACCGTTTCTATTAGAAATATCAGATCTTCAATTACAGGATGATTCATCCGATGCCTTAGAAACACAGCTAGAAAAAGAAGAAATGTTAAATGCTGTACATCTTAGTATAGAACTCCTACCAACTGCAAGAAAACAAATTTTTAAGCTGAATAAACTTGATGGCATTAAACAAGAAAAAATTGCAGACCACCTTCATCTTTCGACAAAAGCCGTGGAAAACCAAGTTTATAAGGCAATGTCATTTTTACGAAACTATCATAAAAAATCTTAA
- a CDS encoding DUF2314 domain-containing protein, whose protein sequence is MVTDNHITIDVNDEYLYNLYKAKSTIWYFDHVIDNGFEGYNSIKFKNENEVFVWLENVETDGKYYKGTLVENGQPHIISRNDAADWMIIDNERMIGAYTIRHYYDTLTRDEQLSFENYCGCCIDHGNDFFKADRSTPEGALMTLENFYNDRNWDGILSCKDFYWEAENVMLEHAMIFDPKTRLQLANVLKVSLQEDLGNKAFPNFEAIERVFNLLERRGEQELIEEKLIYADGFVTVNKFWVGLTENDGWKVLNLVD, encoded by the coding sequence ATGGTGACGGATAATCATATAACAATTGATGTAAACGATGAATATCTATATAATTTATACAAGGCAAAAAGCACGATATGGTATTTTGATCATGTAATTGATAATGGATTTGAAGGATATAATTCTATAAAGTTCAAAAATGAAAATGAAGTCTTCGTTTGGTTAGAAAATGTAGAAACTGACGGTAAATATTATAAAGGAACTTTAGTTGAAAATGGTCAACCGCACATCATTTCCCGAAATGATGCTGCCGACTGGATGATAATTGATAATGAAAGAATGATAGGGGCTTATACCATACGTCATTATTACGATACGCTAACTAGGGATGAACAACTAAGTTTTGAAAATTATTGTGGATGTTGTATTGATCATGGTAATGATTTTTTTAAGGCGGACCGTTCGACACCTGAAGGTGCACTCATGACACTGGAAAACTTTTATAATGACAGGAATTGGGACGGTATTCTATCCTGTAAAGATTTTTATTGGGAGGCTGAAAATGTAATGTTGGAGCATGCAATGATTTTCGACCCAAAGACCCGTCTACAGCTGGCAAACGTATTGAAAGTTTCGTTACAAGAAGATCTTGGAAATAAAGCTTTTCCAAATTTTGAGGCGATTGAACGGGTATTCAATCTTTTAGAAAGAAGAGGAGAGCAGGAACTTATTGAAGAAAAGCTCATTTATGCGGATGGATTTGTGACAGTTAATAAATTCTGGGTTGGTTTGACAGAGAATGATGGATGGAAAGTATTAAATCTAGTAGACTAA
- a CDS encoding putative toxin gives MGEVLKTRDSLSPSEAERRRKNIEAGNPFKKYGYYPKVATLSKGKYLEFHDQDSIVTIGSVRFNVKKGEIVDFIEIDLNDPDAQPIGDTHGRWMSPDPLSEEFSSWTPYNYAFNNPIKNIDPDGRAAFDWVHNRETNSIYWNNNATSQSTAGANETYLGKSGTYTTENGSTTALNANGSYTNNSLLAPLGVMTNLDPLIHAGDMAPGLSMAAFGDPNGPTISGIPDSRGKTDIQMLVSENPLVQEAAIGLLTGGTFNAFRRAFAVKEGVSALSEARRLGQAGEEAVGISGPKVGVDIGGKMRFPDRLTATTLEEVKNVKSQSFTRQLRDYLNYSQSTNREMILYTRPNTTLSGPLRKAIEANQITHKFIPQ, from the coding sequence ATGGGCGAAGTTCTCAAAACCAGAGACAGCCTAAGTCCTTCCGAAGCAGAAAGAAGGCGAAAAAACATTGAGGCGGGAAACCCATTCAAAAAGTATGGATACTATCCGAAAGTAGCCACGCTGAGCAAAGGAAAGTATCTGGAATTTCATGACCAGGATAGTATCGTCACGATTGGATCGGTAAGGTTTAATGTTAAAAAAGGGGAAATCGTTGATTTCATTGAGATCGATCTTAATGATCCGGACGCACAGCCAATTGGTGATACACATGGCAGGTGGATGAGTCCCGACCCATTGAGTGAGGAGTTTTCAAGTTGGACACCTTACAATTATGCGTTTAATAATCCTATTAAAAATATTGATCCTGACGGTAGAGCTGCTTTTGATTGGGTACACAATAGGGAGACAAATAGTATATATTGGAATAATAATGCAACAAGTCAATCAACCGCTGGTGCCAATGAAACTTATTTAGGAAAGTCCGGTACATACACTACTGAAAATGGATCAACCACCGCATTAAATGCCAACGGTTCTTATACCAATAATTCTCTTTTGGCCCCATTGGGTGTAATGACCAATCTTGATCCCCTTATTCATGCAGGGGATATGGCACCTGGGTTAAGTATGGCAGCATTTGGAGATCCTAACGGTCCTACCATAAGCGGTATACCAGATTCAAGAGGAAAAACCGATATTCAAATGCTTGTCTCTGAAAATCCTTTGGTACAGGAGGCGGCAATAGGTTTATTGACAGGGGGAACTTTCAATGCATTTAGAAGGGCCTTCGCTGTGAAAGAAGGTGTGTCGGCATTAAGTGAGGCAAGAAGATTAGGGCAGGCCGGAGAAGAAGCTGTTGGAATATCAGGACCGAAGGTTGGTGTAGATATAGGTGGTAAGATGAGATTTCCAGACCGTTTAACAGCAACTACATTGGAGGAGGTAAAGAATGTAAAAAGTCAGAGCTTTACACGTCAGTTACGTGACTATCTAAATTATTCTCAATCAACGAATAGAGAAATGATATTATATACGAGGCCAAATACTACACTTAGTGGTCCTTTGCGCAAGGCTATTGAAGCAAATCAAATAACTCATAAATTTATACCACAATAA
- a CDS encoding regulatory protein RecX → MRQILLFSLFLSYHYIYGQIPNLPQKPGISNLYSVPESLNNQPTHRSASPNIYSNSNPYKNVTPRDDQEEINKEVERQMAMIREESHAKNYMLSSLSDRKGTDSYYRAYDNLTKFDPENYSITDAVFLVENAYNNNDRNFQAAYQTQIQKATNIIRQQLKQNGIEDSDNVAKNLSIFRYFSQDTKQNGKVVHKAVKYDFEDYMGTKDYSKMFVSKLMKTNTGQCHSMPLLYLILAEQIGAEAFLVVSPNHSYIRFKDDDGEDLSVELTNGMFSANSFVLNSGYIKAEALKNKLYMQNMTKKEVLSQTYVDLASGYIHKFGYDEFVAKVLGKALELNPNNINATLWKSNTDQMRFMQACNRVNIDPENKEQLQKIRNYPPLENQFLEIKAGFDYIDQSGFAQMPAEQYEQWLGSLKGTENKQKSDEIAERIKILNAEKLRKAKKQPKPSPPKKEKPKDYRILRELLTINEKQTNYEKVLIFSAVVPAKFFPCAGKSEDKI, encoded by the coding sequence ATGAGACAAATATTATTATTTAGTTTATTTTTAAGCTATCATTATATATATGGACAGATCCCAAATCTGCCGCAAAAACCAGGTATTTCTAATCTTTATAGTGTACCAGAAAGTCTTAATAATCAACCTACACATAGATCCGCCTCTCCAAATATTTATTCCAATTCAAATCCTTATAAGAACGTTACACCCCGAGACGATCAGGAAGAGATAAATAAAGAGGTTGAACGGCAGATGGCTATGATCAGGGAGGAATCCCATGCGAAAAATTATATGCTTAGTTCTTTATCTGATCGAAAAGGGACCGATTCTTATTATCGGGCTTATGACAACCTAACGAAGTTTGACCCTGAAAACTACTCCATTACAGATGCTGTTTTTTTGGTTGAGAATGCATATAACAACAATGACCGGAACTTTCAGGCAGCCTATCAAACGCAGATTCAGAAAGCTACTAACATTATCAGACAGCAGCTCAAGCAAAATGGAATAGAAGATTCTGATAATGTTGCTAAAAACCTTTCAATATTTAGATACTTTTCACAAGATACAAAGCAGAATGGAAAAGTAGTCCATAAGGCCGTCAAATATGATTTTGAAGATTATATGGGCACAAAGGATTACAGTAAGATGTTTGTTTCCAAATTGATGAAAACAAATACCGGTCAATGTCATTCTATGCCGCTACTTTATCTGATATTGGCTGAACAGATCGGTGCCGAGGCTTTTCTTGTTGTGTCACCCAATCATTCTTATATACGTTTCAAGGACGATGATGGGGAAGATCTCAGCGTGGAGCTGACCAATGGAATGTTTTCCGCAAACTCTTTCGTATTAAACTCCGGCTATATAAAAGCTGAAGCCCTTAAGAATAAGCTTTATATGCAAAATATGACGAAAAAGGAAGTCCTTTCACAGACTTACGTTGACCTTGCGAGCGGGTATATCCACAAGTTTGGCTATGATGAGTTCGTAGCTAAAGTTTTAGGAAAGGCACTGGAGCTCAATCCGAATAATATTAACGCAACCTTATGGAAAAGTAACACAGATCAAATGAGGTTTATGCAGGCATGTAACCGGGTAAATATTGATCCTGAAAATAAGGAACAGTTGCAAAAGATCAGGAATTATCCTCCACTGGAAAATCAATTTCTGGAAATAAAGGCCGGGTTTGACTATATAGACCAGTCCGGTTTTGCACAAATGCCTGCGGAACAGTATGAACAATGGCTTGGCTCTTTAAAGGGCACAGAAAACAAACAAAAAAGTGATGAAATCGCCGAACGTATTAAAATATTAAATGCAGAGAAACTTAGAAAGGCGAAGAAACAACCAAAACCATCCCCTCCAAAAAAAGAGAAACCCAAAGATTATAGGATACTTAGAGAATTATTAACCATTAACGAAAAACAAACAAATTATGAGAAAGTACTTATTTTTTCTGCTGTTGTTCCTGCTAAGTTTTTCCCATGCGCAGGTAAATCAGAAGATAAAATCTAA
- a CDS encoding FecR family protein: MNNEKNEIEPLTDQESKEVWEKLTSRIKDYELKKQKRKMIRFTSLMVAAILVLIGSIVSYRSLYIPDVYQATQNVLTITLKDGSIVTLSKGAKLTVEKSFPSDTRDVLLEGDAIFNVSKSKTHPFIVHAGNYQAKVLGTIFKVVQSGSNLNIDLYEGKVQVTQNERIKESYVIHPNETFSNLGDTKVAVITPTKKETSEKTASKVSISFRDYDLQQAISTIEKIYGIKIIFPENRSYSKISIVAPEETADKLLERVAIQLNLNIEKVNENTFQLEE, encoded by the coding sequence ATGAACAATGAAAAAAACGAAATTGAGCCCCTTACGGATCAGGAATCAAAAGAGGTATGGGAGAAATTAACCTCTCGTATTAAAGATTATGAATTAAAGAAACAGAAAAGGAAAATGATCCGTTTCACTTCTTTGATGGTTGCAGCCATATTGGTACTGATCGGTAGTATAGTTTCGTATCGATCTTTATACATTCCAGATGTATATCAGGCAACTCAGAATGTTTTGACCATAACCTTAAAAGATGGCTCCATAGTTACATTATCCAAAGGTGCAAAATTAACAGTCGAAAAATCGTTCCCGTCAGATACCAGAGATGTCCTTCTTGAAGGTGATGCCATATTTAATGTCAGCAAATCAAAAACTCATCCTTTCATTGTCCATGCAGGAAATTATCAGGCTAAAGTACTGGGAACGATATTTAAGGTTGTGCAAAGTGGATCAAACTTAAATATAGACCTATATGAAGGTAAAGTTCAGGTCACACAGAATGAAAGGATAAAAGAATCATATGTGATTCATCCAAATGAAACTTTTTCGAATCTCGGAGATACAAAGGTTGCAGTGATTACCCCTACAAAAAAAGAAACCTCAGAAAAAACAGCGTCAAAGGTCAGCATCTCATTTAGAGACTATGATTTACAACAAGCCATAAGCACAATTGAAAAGATCTATGGAATAAAAATTATTTTCCCTGAAAATAGAAGTTATTCTAAAATATCTATCGTCGCTCCCGAGGAAACGGCCGATAAACTCCTTGAAAGGGTCGCAATACAATTAAACCTAAACATAGAAAAAGTCAATGAGAACACATTTCAACTGGAGGAGTAA
- a CDS encoding SusC/RagA family TonB-linked outer membrane protein gives MKVNFETGKTSAPEAVEKFLNENIARYNYSNDDLKNYIVQPLKCKNEPVLDCLNKLLKDIPVEALIYENSIIIRPKKIKQTTNIQASTVNLAKVDTIKNITDTHAIEEVVLNAGYYKVTDKKRTGSIAKVTAKDIENQPVTNVLSTVQGRMAGVNIIQNSGIPGGGFEIQIRGQNSLRTGSFTDPNGNVPLYVVDGVPFSEISAQKSQISSTTFPGGNINPLNSINPNDIESIEVLKDADATAIYGSRGANGVIIVTTKKGKTGRVSLNFSSNYGISEAVSNLKLLSKDQYLKMRYTAYKNDGITTIPTNAYDINGTWDQNNETNWVKTLIGKKATLNNTQLSLSGGSETTNFILSLGHNEQTTVFGQGFKYNSNTINSNISHRSTDRRFLISISNMFTQQKNNVLMNDVTRNAYLLAPVSPKLYNEDGSLNWANNTFTNPLAGYNASYINDTKLLQSNFNIEYRLFEDFKIKVNTGINYTTIDEMTLSPNTIYSPYLASGQSSASSQTDKKSQQIFSFILEPQLNWQKKWGNHNLEALVGGSFQSSQRNVDERLGFGFESNQFITNIGAAKSIMTLENSDIEYRYAALFGRINYQFQDKYIINLTGRRDGSSRFGPNNRFANFGAIGAAWLFSNENLFKRVAWLSFGKIRASYGAAGSDNIGDFQYLNNYTVSSSLNYNNTTGLSPSRLYNPDYSWEVTKKLEAALDLGFFKNRLNLTTAWYKNRSSNQLVGYQLSSVTGFTSVIANLAATIENRGLEIEISGRPLVSKNIQWESSFNISFPKNKLLSFPGLEGSSYANQYVIGQPTNIVKLYQLEGINPATGQYQFKDFNGDGKISAADDRQVVENIAVKYFGGWNNTITYKNWSLSALFQFVKKKGINYNSLMSMPGLMNNQPTEVLNVWSADNPNGFYMPYSTINSTSHTLFRSSTAIVSDASFIRLKNLQVSYRIPLRGEFLKNVTIYFQGQNLWTWTKFFGVDPEAATLGYLPPLRTYSFGAQINL, from the coding sequence ATGAAGGTAAATTTTGAAACTGGAAAAACTTCTGCACCTGAAGCAGTTGAAAAGTTTCTAAACGAAAATATCGCACGCTATAATTATTCAAATGATGATCTAAAAAATTATATCGTTCAACCTCTGAAATGTAAAAACGAGCCAGTTTTGGACTGTTTAAATAAACTATTGAAGGACATTCCTGTAGAAGCCTTAATTTATGAAAACAGCATTATTATCAGACCAAAAAAAATCAAACAAACAACAAATATCCAAGCATCTACGGTCAATTTAGCCAAAGTCGATACTATAAAGAATATCACAGATACACATGCAATAGAGGAAGTTGTTTTGAATGCGGGTTATTATAAGGTGACCGATAAAAAGCGAACAGGGAGTATTGCAAAGGTCACTGCAAAAGACATAGAGAATCAACCTGTAACCAACGTATTATCAACAGTTCAAGGACGCATGGCAGGAGTAAATATTATCCAAAACAGCGGTATTCCTGGAGGAGGCTTTGAAATTCAGATCAGGGGACAGAATAGTTTACGCACAGGATCTTTCACAGATCCAAATGGAAATGTTCCTCTTTATGTTGTAGATGGAGTACCATTTAGCGAGATATCAGCTCAAAAGTCACAAATTTCTTCCACAACTTTTCCGGGAGGAAATATAAATCCTTTAAATAGCATTAACCCAAATGATATAGAAAGTATTGAAGTATTGAAAGACGCTGATGCAACAGCTATTTATGGTTCCAGAGGTGCAAACGGAGTTATAATTGTCACTACAAAAAAAGGAAAAACGGGTAGAGTAAGTCTAAACTTTTCATCAAATTACGGGATCAGTGAAGCTGTTTCTAACCTTAAATTATTGAGCAAAGATCAATATTTAAAAATGCGATACACTGCATATAAAAATGACGGAATTACAACTATTCCCACAAATGCATATGATATTAATGGCACATGGGATCAAAATAATGAAACAAATTGGGTTAAAACTCTAATTGGCAAAAAAGCAACCCTGAATAATACGCAGCTTTCATTAAGCGGAGGTAGTGAAACTACAAACTTCATCTTAAGTCTCGGACATAATGAACAGACTACAGTGTTTGGACAAGGATTTAAATATAATAGCAATACAATCAATTCCAATATCTCGCATCGCTCAACTGATAGACGGTTTCTAATTAGTATCTCAAATATGTTTACGCAACAAAAGAATAATGTCTTAATGAACGATGTGACCAGAAATGCATATCTGTTGGCACCTGTTTCCCCTAAGCTATATAATGAGGACGGCTCTTTAAATTGGGCAAACAATACCTTTACAAATCCCTTAGCTGGTTATAATGCTTCCTATATCAACGACACAAAACTCCTCCAGAGCAATTTTAATATAGAGTATCGCCTTTTTGAAGATTTCAAAATTAAAGTAAACACCGGCATAAATTATACGACAATCGATGAAATGACTTTATCTCCAAACACTATCTATAGTCCATATTTAGCATCAGGACAGTCAAGTGCAAGTTCACAAACTGATAAAAAATCCCAACAAATTTTCTCTTTCATCTTAGAACCACAGCTGAACTGGCAGAAAAAGTGGGGCAATCATAATTTAGAAGCTCTTGTCGGAGGAAGTTTCCAAAGTAGCCAGAGAAATGTAGATGAAAGGTTAGGATTTGGCTTTGAGAGCAACCAGTTTATCACCAACATTGGAGCTGCCAAAAGTATTATGACCTTGGAAAACTCCGATATAGAATATCGTTATGCAGCGCTTTTTGGAAGGATTAACTATCAGTTTCAGGATAAATATATTATAAATCTTACCGGAAGACGTGATGGGAGCAGTAGGTTTGGACCAAATAATCGATTTGCGAATTTTGGTGCCATTGGTGCAGCTTGGCTATTCTCAAATGAAAATCTCTTCAAAAGAGTTGCTTGGCTGAGTTTCGGAAAGATACGAGCAAGTTATGGCGCTGCGGGCAGTGATAACATAGGGGATTTCCAGTACCTTAATAATTATACAGTATCATCATCATTAAATTATAACAACACAACAGGTCTTTCTCCATCCCGACTTTACAACCCTGATTATAGTTGGGAAGTTACCAAAAAACTTGAAGCAGCTTTAGACCTTGGCTTTTTCAAAAATAGGCTAAATCTTACTACAGCTTGGTACAAAAATCGCTCTTCGAACCAACTTGTCGGATACCAACTTTCATCGGTTACTGGCTTTACCAGTGTAATTGCAAACCTTGCAGCTACAATAGAGAATAGAGGTCTCGAAATAGAAATTTCAGGACGTCCTTTAGTTAGCAAAAATATACAGTGGGAATCTAGTTTCAACATTAGTTTTCCAAAAAATAAACTTTTATCATTTCCCGGTCTGGAAGGTTCTTCCTACGCAAATCAGTATGTAATAGGACAGCCTACAAATATTGTAAAACTTTACCAGCTAGAAGGTATTAATCCCGCAACAGGACAATATCAATTCAAAGACTTTAATGGTGACGGGAAAATTTCTGCGGCAGATGACCGACAGGTCGTTGAAAATATTGCCGTCAAGTATTTTGGAGGATGGAATAACACAATAACATATAAAAACTGGAGCCTTTCAGCACTATTTCAGTTTGTTAAAAAGAAAGGTATAAATTATAATTCATTGATGTCGATGCCAGGATTGATGAACAATCAACCAACAGAAGTCCTTAACGTTTGGTCAGCTGACAATCCCAATGGATTTTACATGCCTTACAGCACGATAAATTCGACTAGTCATACTTTATTTCGCAGCAGCACCGCGATTGTTTCTGACGCTTCATTTATCAGACTAAAGAATCTGCAGGTATCTTACCGAATTCCTTTAAGGGGCGAATTTCTTAAAAATGTTACCATATACTTCCAAGGGCAAAACTTATGGACATGGACAAAATTTTTCGGAGTAGACCCCGAAGCAGCAACACTCGGATACTTGCCTCCATTGAGAACTTATTCATTTGGTGCCCAAATTAACCTTTAA